DNA from Nitrospirota bacterium:
GGGCGATGAAGCTGCCCTCCATGATTGTCGGTCCTGCCGGCTCCTGTATATCTGGCCAAGACCCCCCGGACTTTCAGGCCTGATGCCTGGAGGCTCCCTCCGATCCCGTAGCGGGGCCGCCTGTAGCAGAGCCTTTAGGCTCTGCCGCTCCGGCGGGCTCCGCGAAGCTCATTCTTTGGACACGTCAAAGTATGTTAGGGACGGCCATCTCCACGTGGCCAAGTCGGGAGTCTATGGCCGGATTCTGGATCGCATACAAGTTCACAAACGCGGCGGGAGCCTTCTCGATGTCGGCAGTCACGTCGGAGGTTTTCTTTTGTTGGCCCGCGAGCGCGGATTCAAAGTGACGGGGGTCGAGCCGAGCCTGCCCACCGCTCGCCTGGCCCGCCGGTACGGACGGTTCAAGATCTGGAGCACCACGTTCGATCGCGCACCCGTCAAAAGCGGCTCCGTGGACGTCCTCACCCTGTTGGACGTGATCGAACATCTCGACGACCCGATTGGCGCGCTGAACCGTGCGGGCCGGCTCCTGAGAAAACACGGGATCCTTGCCATCAAGACCCCTTCCCTTGCCTACACCCGCCTCAAGCTGGCGATTCTCGACCCCCTTCGTCGGAATGTACCCCGCTGGCTCTATCTCGAACCCGGAGGTCACCTACAGTATTTTTCTCCTCGTGCACTTCAAAAGATGCTGAACCGGGCAGGCTTCGAAGTAATGGGTGTAGAGAGCCTCCCGTATGAGCCGGCAGTCGACGGACGATGGAGATCCCGGGTTCTCAATGCCCTTGCGCGCCCCGGGCACGGCCGCCCTTCTCCGCTGGCAAGGGACATGCTGTGCCTGGCCGTCAGGCCATGATGGATATTCTTTTCGTCACGGGAGTCTACCCTCCGCGGATCGGCGGGCCGTCCATCCAAACCCATCGGCTGGCCCGGCTTTGCCGTCAACGGGGGTGGAACGCCCGCGTGCTGACCTTTGCAGAACGGTCTGCGAAACGGTCGGAGGATGGCATCGAGATCACGACCATTCGTGACCCAGGCATCGGCCCGGCCGCGAAGTATGCGGCCTCGGCCGCGGCGCTGGGCCGGATGGTCCGCGAACGCAAGCCGGATTTGTTGGTCCATCAGACAGGAGTGGACTACCTCACGTTTGTAACCGGGCTGGTGGGCCGGCGCTACCGCGTACCCGTGTTTGTGAAACATGCGGGCGACCTGGCTTGGGAAAGATTGACCCGATTCAGCATCAGCGCAGCAACGGGAAAAAAGCCCCTGCACAATTCAGGGTTCCCCGCCCGCGCGTTGATTGCAGTGGAACGGCTGGCCCTCTCCTTGTGCAGGAAAGTTTGGTCGCTGAGCAACGACCAAACCCGGTTCCTCGAAACCGTCCTCAAGCTCCCTCCAGGGAAGATCTTCACCCACCGGAACCTGGCGGTGATTCCCGAGATCCCGTCGCACAAACCACATGCCGGCAAGCACCTCCGTCTGCTCACGGTCTCGAGACTCATCCAACGCAAGAATCTGGACGCCCTGATTCGCGCCGTTCCGCTTCTTCAGGACTCCGGCGTGTCGCTCGATATCGTGGGCGGCGGGTACACAGAAATTGAGATCAAACTTCAGGGCCTGATTCGGGAGCTGAACCTCGCCGATCGCGTTCGCCTCGCGGGAGAAACCTCTCCCCTCAGGATGGCCGGGCACTATCGAACGGCCGATGTATTCGTCCTCCCCTCGATCTACGAACATTTCCCCCTCGCGGCCGCCGAGGCCATGGCGTACGGATTGCCGGTGGTCGCGGCTCGCGTCTGGGGAATCGAGGAAGCGGTGCAGGAGAGCCGGACGGGCCTCCTCGTCGATCAGCCCACTCCGGAGGCCCTGGCAGGCTGCATCAATGACCTCATCCGGCGCCCCAAGCTCGTCTCTCGAATGGGGCTGGCGGCCGCCGAGCGGGCCAAATGGTTCGACATTCACCGGTACGGCTCGGAGATCCTGGATGAGTATTCAAAGACCGCCCGCCAATGAAAGAGGGGCCATCCCCGAGAAGTCACCCCCTCCCTTCCCCTCCCCCCTCGAGGGCGAGGGTGTGGGCGGGGAGGCGCTTTGGATGGATGTGTTCGGGAAAGGATCCAAAATGCGGGTTCTAATGATCAGCCGAGATGCGCG
Protein-coding regions in this window:
- a CDS encoding class I SAM-dependent methyltransferase, translating into MDTSKYVRDGHLHVAKSGVYGRILDRIQVHKRGGSLLDVGSHVGGFLLLARERGFKVTGVEPSLPTARLARRYGRFKIWSTTFDRAPVKSGSVDVLTLLDVIEHLDDPIGALNRAGRLLRKHGILAIKTPSLAYTRLKLAILDPLRRNVPRWLYLEPGGHLQYFSPRALQKMLNRAGFEVMGVESLPYEPAVDGRWRSRVLNALARPGHGRPSPLARDMLCLAVRP
- a CDS encoding glycosyltransferase family 4 protein produces the protein MPGRQAMMDILFVTGVYPPRIGGPSIQTHRLARLCRQRGWNARVLTFAERSAKRSEDGIEITTIRDPGIGPAAKYAASAAALGRMVRERKPDLLVHQTGVDYLTFVTGLVGRRYRVPVFVKHAGDLAWERLTRFSISAATGKKPLHNSGFPARALIAVERLALSLCRKVWSLSNDQTRFLETVLKLPPGKIFTHRNLAVIPEIPSHKPHAGKHLRLLTVSRLIQRKNLDALIRAVPLLQDSGVSLDIVGGGYTEIEIKLQGLIRELNLADRVRLAGETSPLRMAGHYRTADVFVLPSIYEHFPLAAAEAMAYGLPVVAARVWGIEEAVQESRTGLLVDQPTPEALAGCINDLIRRPKLVSRMGLAAAERAKWFDIHRYGSEILDEYSKTARQ